A single region of the Sorghum bicolor cultivar BTx623 chromosome 7, Sorghum_bicolor_NCBIv3, whole genome shotgun sequence genome encodes:
- the LOC8074043 gene encoding uncharacterized protein LOC8074043, which translates to MLNLSPPMFKPRPRRRRQIQTRNGRTGSQTKRKGSTSQQDENPLESQINGYSGPNLPEDIWCYIHSLMSMRDAAKVACVSRAFVHSWRRHPDLHFSKETLGLDENACQKDGIADFDSRVDSILKKHSGIGLKAFRLDVHSVYDKDRCHLDRLDSLLEVVVKPGIEELDLILTVYGNYNFPCALLSGGTRGTLRYLSLASCQFHPTVRIGCLTSLTTLNLTFVHIEADELWCLLSSSPNLERFELRHCDSIVFLKIPCLQQLNYLEVVCSSNRLRAIESKAPNLSSVKFVGDLRIPLSLENTNRIKILDTHYYCSLAFYARADLPSTMPNLEALTIRSDGEVDTVPMVPSKFLYLKYLSIAIGGLTFDYLSLVSFLDAAPSLETFILEVIREFTKERITVLDNPSDLRVIPGHHHSRLKHVKIIKFVAAKTLAELTCQILKSATSLECLTLDTTNGHPGCSVSKTGKCVMMSKDALVKAHEGVLAAQTCIRPKVPSTVGFSLLEPCSRCHAVGI; encoded by the exons ATGCTGAATCTGAGTCCGCCCATGTTCAAGCCGCGCCCGCGGCGGCGTCGCCAAATCCAAACCCGCA ACGGAAGGACTGGTTCGCAGACTAAACGTAAAGGCTCAACCTCTCAGCAAGATGAGAATCCACTTGAGAGTCAAATAAATGGATATTCAGGACCAAACCTTCCAGAG GACATCTGGTGCTACATACATTCCCTAATGTCAATGCGAGATGCTGCCAAAGTTGCCTGTGTGTCTCGGGCCTTTGTTCATTCTTGGAGACGCCATCCTGACCTCCATTTCAGCAAAGAAACATTGGGCTTAGATGAAAATGCTTGCCAGAAGGATGGAATAGCAGATTTCGACAGCAGAGTTGACAGCATTCTGAAAAAACACTCAGGCATTGGCTTGAAGGCATTCAGATTGGATGTTCATTCAGTTTACGATAAGGATCGTTGCCATCTTGATCGCCTGGACAGTTTGCTTGAGGTTGTTGTTAAACCAGGAATTGAAGAGCTGGACCTTATTCTCACAGTGTATGGAAACTACAACTTCCCATGCGCACTTTTATCTGGTGGAACTAGAGGCACACTTCGCTATCTCTCTCTTGCAAGCTGTCAATTTCATCCCACAGTCAGAATTGGCTGCTTGACAAGCTTAACAACACTAAACCTAACTTTTGTTCATATTGAGGCTGATGAGCTATGGTGCCTTCTTTCCAGTTCTCCTAACTTGGAGCGGTTCGAACTCAGGCATTGTGACAGCATAGTTTTTCTTAAGATACCATGCCTGCAGCAACTCAATTACCTGGAGGTGGTATGTAGCTCCAATCGTCTTCGAGCAATAGAGAGCAAAGCTCCAAATCTCTCCAGTGTTAAGTTTGTAGGTGACCTCCGAATTCCGCTCTCACTTGAAAACACAAATCGTATTAAGATATTAGACACACACTACTATTGCAGTCTCGCCTTTTATGCCCGTGCTGATCTTCCATCCACCATGCCCAATCTTGAAGCTCTTACCATACGCTCTGACGGTGAG GTGGATACAGTACCGATGGTGCCTAGCAAGTTCCTCTACCTCAAGTACTTGAGCATTGCCATTGGTGGACTGACCTTTGATTATCTGTCTCTagtttcttttcttgatgctgCTCCTTCACTGGAGACTTTCATCTTGGAG GTAATCCGGGAATTCACCAAGGAGCGCATCACAGTTTTGGACAATCCTTCAGATCTGCGGGTGATTCCAGGGCACCATCATTCCAGACTTAAGCATGTGAAGATCATCAAATTCGTTGCTGCCAAGACTCTGGCCGAGCTAACATGCCAAATCCTCAAATCTGCAACTTCACTGGAGTGCCTGACGTTGGACACCACCAATGGCCACCCTGGATGCTCTGTAAGCAAAACTGGCAAATGCGTCATGATGTCCAAAGATGCACTCGTTAAAGCCCATGAAGGAGTCCTGGCTGCCCAGACTTGCATCAGGCCCAAGGTTCCCTCAACAGTAGGGTTCAGTCTTTTGGAACCTTGCAGCCGGTGCCATGCTGTTGGGATTTAG
- the LOC110437047 gene encoding succinate dehydrogenase [ubiquinone] iron-sulfur subunit 1, mitochondrial isoform X1: MAAAALLRRSSAARTLLSPALSSRLVASKPHSSSPAPPPPPPAAKAAANTKTFSIYRWDPDSPSTKPHLKDYQVDLSDCGPMVLDALLKIKNEQDPSLTFRRSCREGICGSCAMNIDGDNGLACLTKISSASSASTVSPLPHMFVIKDLVVDMTNFYSQYKSVEPWLKRKDPPPQQGKEIPQTKADRAKLDGMYECILCACCSTSCPSYWWNPEEYLGPAALLHANRLPLWGTLIKPKPNMFMHLQARGYHGVSEKRNLRDHKRRLLAEKYELRGKLYKAVCRDPDLPLDMREKFRYKLSKLPRNSSMTRLRNRCIFTGRSRAVYKKFRMSRIVFRTLANKGELTGVKKASW, from the exons atggccgccgccgccctgctccgccgctcgtcggcGGCGCGCACGCTCCTCTCTCCGGCCCTCTCGTCCCGCCTCGTCGCGTCCAAGCCCCACTCCTCCTCCCCcgcgccgcctccgcctccgccggcgGCGAAGGCAGCGGCCAACACGAAGACGTTCTCGATCTACCGGTGGGACCCGGACTCGCCGTCGACGAAGCCGCACCTCAAGGACTACCAGGTGGACCTGTCCGACTGCGGGCCGATGGTGCTGGACGCGCTGCTCAAGATCAAGAACGAGCAGGACCCGTCGCTCACTTTCCGCCGCAGCTGCCGGGAGGGCATCTGCGGGAGCTGCGCCATGAACATCGACGGCGACAACGGCCTCGCCTGCCTCACCAAGATCTCCTCCGCGTCATCTGCGTCCACGGTCTCGCCGCTGCCCCACATGTTCGTCATCAAGGACCTGGTGGTGGACATGACCAACTTCTACAGCCAGTACAAGAGCGTCGAGCCGTGGCTCAAGCGCAAGGacccgccgccgcagcagggCAAGGAGATCCCGCAGACCAAGGCCGATCGTGCCAAGCTCGATGGCATGTACGAGTGCATCCTCTGCGCCTGCTGCTCCACATCCTGCCCATCCTACTGGTGGAACCCCGAGGAGTACCTCGGCCCTGCCGCGCTGCTCCACGCCAACAG GCTTCCGCTGTGGGGGACGCTTATCAAACCAAAACCCAACATGTTCATGCACCTTCAAGCTCGAGGATATCATGGGGTGTCAGAGAAGAGAAACCTGCGGGACCACAAACGTAGATTGCTTGCAGAAAAATATGAGCTGAGGGGAAAGCTGTATAAGGCTGTCTGTAGGGACCCTGATCTTCCATTGGATATGCGGGAGAAGTTCCGCTATAAGTTGTCCAAGTTGCCAAGAAATAGCTCCATGACACGCCTTAGAAACCGCTGCATTTTCACAGGCCGGTCTCGCGCTGTGTACAAGAAATTCCGCATGTCCCGTATTGTGTTCCGCACATTGGCAAACAAGGGTGAACTGACGGGCGTAAAGAAAGCATCATGGTAG
- the LOC8074044 gene encoding photosystem II core complex proteins psbY, chloroplastic, whose translation MATIATMALLKPAKIVARSAPSTSGAVSLRVPTTTQAKKQTTAAVAVSSTSTTTPAAAAAAALAGAFFSALASSDAALADVAAAADAGSDNRGQLLLFVVAPAIGWVLYNILQPALNQLNRMRSQAVVAGLGLGAAATAAGMASPPEASAAASVQDLAALAAAAPADDSRGLLLLIVVAPAIGWVLFNILQPALNQLNRMRSD comes from the coding sequence ATGGCGACCATAGCCACGATGGCCCTGCTGAAACCCGCCAAGATCGTGGCGCGGTCGGCGCCGTCCACCAGCGGCGCCGTCTCGCTGCGCGTCCCGACGACGACGCAGGCCAAGAAGCAGACGACCGCGGCGGTGGCCGTGTCGTCAACGTCAACCAccacgccggcggcggccgcggccgcggcgctgGCGGGCGCCTTCTTCTCGGCGCTGGCGTCGTCGGACGCGGCGCTGGCggacgtggcggcggcggccgacgCCGGGAGCGACAACCGCGGCCAGCTGCTGCTCTTCGTGGTCGCGCCCGCCATCGGCTGGGTGCTCTACAACATCCTGCAGCCGGCGCTGAACCAGCTCAACCGCATGCGCAGCCAGGCCGTGGTCGCGGGGCTCGGCCTCggtgccgccgccaccgccgccgggaTGGCATCCCCgcccgaggcctccgccgccgcgtcgGTGCAGGATCTCGCCGCgctcgccgccgcggcgcccGCTGATGACAGCCGGGGCCTCCTGCTGCTCATCGTCGTCGCTCCCGCCATCGGCTGGGTGCTCTTCAACATCCTCCAGCCCGCGCTCAACCAGCTCAACCGCATGCGGTCCGACTGA
- the LOC110437047 gene encoding succinate dehydrogenase [ubiquinone] iron-sulfur subunit 1, mitochondrial isoform X2, whose product MAAAALLRRSSAARTLLSPALSSRLVASKPHSSSPAPPPPPPAAKAAANTKTFSIYRWDPDSPSTKPHLKDYQVDLSDCGPMVLDALLKIKNEQDPSLTFRRSCREGICGSCAMNIDGDNGLACLTKISSASSASTVSPLPHMFVIKDLVVDMTNFYSQYKSVEPWLKRKDPPPQQGKEIPQTKADRAKLDGMYECILCACCSTSCPSYWWNPEEYLGPAALLHANRWIQDSRDQFTKERLDSINDEFKLYRCHTIKNCTHACPKGLNPAKQIDTIKKLQLEA is encoded by the exons atggccgccgccgccctgctccgccgctcgtcggcGGCGCGCACGCTCCTCTCTCCGGCCCTCTCGTCCCGCCTCGTCGCGTCCAAGCCCCACTCCTCCTCCCCcgcgccgcctccgcctccgccggcgGCGAAGGCAGCGGCCAACACGAAGACGTTCTCGATCTACCGGTGGGACCCGGACTCGCCGTCGACGAAGCCGCACCTCAAGGACTACCAGGTGGACCTGTCCGACTGCGGGCCGATGGTGCTGGACGCGCTGCTCAAGATCAAGAACGAGCAGGACCCGTCGCTCACTTTCCGCCGCAGCTGCCGGGAGGGCATCTGCGGGAGCTGCGCCATGAACATCGACGGCGACAACGGCCTCGCCTGCCTCACCAAGATCTCCTCCGCGTCATCTGCGTCCACGGTCTCGCCGCTGCCCCACATGTTCGTCATCAAGGACCTGGTGGTGGACATGACCAACTTCTACAGCCAGTACAAGAGCGTCGAGCCGTGGCTCAAGCGCAAGGacccgccgccgcagcagggCAAGGAGATCCCGCAGACCAAGGCCGATCGTGCCAAGCTCGATGGCATGTACGAGTGCATCCTCTGCGCCTGCTGCTCCACATCCTGCCCATCCTACTGGTGGAACCCCGAGGAGTACCTCGGCCCTGCCGCGCTGCTCCACGCCAACAG GTGGATACAGGACAGCCGTGACCAGTTCACCAAGGAGCGCCTGGACTCCATCAACGACGAGTTCAAGCTCTACCGCTGCCACACCATCAAGAACTGCACGCATGCTTGTCCCAAGGGCCTGAACCCGGCAAAGCAGATCGACACGATCAAGAAGCTCCAGTTGGAAGCCTGA